Proteins encoded by one window of Clostridium perfringens:
- a CDS encoding LytR/AlgR family response regulator transcription factor, with protein sequence MFSIALCEDNSLQREELKNNLSKVLDEIGVEYKLLTFETGEDLLREYPENLDMLFLDIQMGELTGMETARKVRKYDDKVEIIFITALWDYIQKGYEVRAFRYLIKPVKFKELQEQVTACVENILHKRYTYITIKDKNNVLKIRTEDILFLETFERKVIIHTNSQDYIVKMSMNKLEKELNNKGFFRCHTSYIVNLIKIEEIKKDYLLINKFTLPVSKHRMKNLKLRLTSLLGDLIC encoded by the coding sequence ATGTTTAGTATTGCCTTATGTGAAGATAATTCCTTGCAAAGAGAAGAATTAAAAAATAATTTAAGTAAAGTTTTAGATGAAATAGGAGTAGAGTATAAACTTTTAACCTTTGAGACAGGAGAGGATCTATTAAGGGAATATCCAGAAAATTTGGACATGCTTTTTTTAGATATTCAAATGGGTGAGTTAACAGGAATGGAGACTGCTAGAAAGGTTAGAAAGTATGATGATAAAGTTGAGATTATATTTATAACTGCTTTATGGGATTATATTCAAAAAGGTTATGAAGTTCGTGCTTTTAGATATTTAATAAAGCCAGTTAAATTTAAGGAGCTACAAGAGCAGGTTACAGCTTGTGTAGAAAATATTTTACATAAAAGATATACATACATAACAATAAAAGATAAAAATAATGTTTTAAAGATTAGAACAGAAGATATACTTTTTCTTGAGACTTTTGAGAGAAAGGTAATAATACATACTAATTCTCAAGATTATATAGTAAAGATGAGTATGAATAAACTAGAAAAGGAGCTTAATAATAAGGGCTTTTTTAGATGTCATACTAGTTATATTGTAAATTTAATAAAGATAGAAGAGATTAAAAAGGATTATCTTTTAATAAATAAATTTACTTTACCTGTAAGTAAGCATAGAATGAAAAATTTAAAATTAAGGTTAACTAGCCTTTTAGGGGATTTAATATGTTAA